One genomic region from Actinocatenispora thailandica encodes:
- a CDS encoding helix-turn-helix domain-containing protein, with product MTLRRRSPTARRRRLAMELRRLREEAGLTIDQVAGRMECSASKISRTENAQVSPTARDVRFMLHIYGLDEQKCEELVQIAREARQKAWWHPYSDVALGPYIGLEAAAETIFTYEALLIPGLLQTREYARAATRAVRPDLTPEEVERKIDLRLARQKLLTEGDPPELWLVLDEAVLHRWVGGREVMREQLHHLAAVAEQTNVTMQVVPFDSGEHAGMDGAFVILGFPDPEDPDVVYLDNATGGLYLETEEEVRRYNLMFDHLRAAALKPDNALERVVALTKEL from the coding sequence ATGACCCTCAGACGACGCAGCCCGACCGCGCGGCGCCGGCGACTGGCCATGGAGCTGCGCCGGCTGCGCGAGGAGGCCGGGCTGACCATCGACCAGGTCGCCGGCCGGATGGAGTGTTCGGCGTCCAAGATCTCCCGGACCGAGAACGCGCAGGTGTCGCCGACCGCCCGGGACGTCCGGTTCATGCTGCACATCTACGGGTTGGACGAGCAGAAGTGCGAGGAACTCGTCCAGATCGCCCGGGAGGCGCGGCAGAAGGCCTGGTGGCATCCGTACAGCGATGTCGCGCTCGGCCCGTACATCGGGCTGGAGGCCGCTGCGGAGACCATCTTCACCTACGAGGCGCTGCTGATCCCCGGCCTGCTCCAGACCCGGGAGTACGCCCGTGCCGCGACCCGCGCGGTCCGGCCCGACCTCACCCCCGAGGAGGTCGAGCGCAAGATCGATCTGCGGCTCGCTCGCCAGAAGTTGCTTACCGAGGGTGATCCTCCGGAGCTGTGGCTGGTGCTCGACGAGGCGGTCCTGCACCGCTGGGTCGGCGGTCGCGAGGTGATGCGCGAGCAGCTGCATCACCTGGCCGCGGTGGCCGAGCAGACCAACGTCACGATGCAGGTGGTGCCCTTCGATTCCGGGGAACATGCCGGGATGGACGGTGCCTTTGTGATACTCGGTTTCCCGGATCCCGAGGATCCGGATGTGGTCTATCTCGACAATGCAACTGGTGGCCTCTATCTGGAAACCGAGGAGGAGGTTCGTCGTTATAACTTGATGTTTGACCATCTACGCGCGGCGGCGCTCAAGCCGGACAATGCATTGGAGCGGGTCGTGGCGTTGACGAAGGAGTTGTGA
- a CDS encoding TetR/AcrR family transcriptional regulator, producing MGNREALLDGATQCLYDKGYARTTARDIATAAGVSLAAIGYHYGSKEALLDAALQRAIESWGDRLAGTLADAGRAGGAEQFERTWAGVLASLAEDRPLWAVQFELIAHLQRTPELRHSYAEATRRARLELATIFGTDPADEATALRIGAFYQALLVGVVGLWLVDPDGAPTSTDLLDAVRTVGARLAPG from the coding sequence ATGGGAAACCGGGAAGCGCTGCTGGACGGCGCCACGCAGTGCCTGTACGACAAGGGCTACGCGCGCACCACCGCACGCGACATCGCCACCGCGGCCGGCGTCAGCCTGGCCGCGATCGGCTACCACTACGGTTCGAAGGAGGCGCTGCTCGACGCGGCGCTGCAGCGCGCCATCGAGTCGTGGGGAGACCGACTGGCCGGCACCCTGGCCGACGCCGGTCGCGCCGGCGGAGCCGAGCAGTTCGAACGCACCTGGGCCGGGGTGCTCGCTTCCCTCGCCGAGGACCGCCCGCTGTGGGCCGTGCAGTTCGAGCTGATCGCCCACCTGCAGCGCACACCCGAGCTGCGGCACAGCTACGCCGAGGCGACCAGGCGGGCCCGCCTGGAACTGGCCACGATCTTCGGTACCGACCCCGCCGACGAGGCGACCGCCCTGCGGATCGGCGCCTTCTACCAGGCGTTGCTGGTCGGGGTGGTCGGCCTGTGGCTGGTCGATCCGGACGGTGCGCCGACCTCCACCGACCTGCTCGACGCGGTCCGCACCGTCGGGGCCCGGCTGGCTCCCGGGTGA
- a CDS encoding 30S ribosomal protein bS22, with translation MGSVVKKRRKRMAKKKHRKLLRKTRIQRRRQGK, from the coding sequence ATGGGCTCCGTCGTCAAGAAGCGGCGCAAGCGGATGGCGAAGAAGAAGCACCGCAAGCTGCTGCGCAAGACCCGCATTCAGCGGCGCCGTCAGGGCAAGTAG
- a CDS encoding ABC transporter permease, with amino-acid sequence MSSIVSQAWVWLNDPLNWTNSDGILALTWQHLWISAASVAIGCAIAWPIGIWLGHHGRGGGLVVGVSNLTRAIPTLALLSIFPLTILGFGAWSAVAALAVFAIPPLLANAVLGLREVDPSARDAAYGMGLSGWQVLFRVELPLSVPYLASGFRTAAVQVVATATLAALVGGPGLGKIINEGFGLGIASGGGQVLAGGLLVVVLCLLVEGVLVLVERAVTPRPLRHTRRRGRRASKPALAR; translated from the coding sequence ATGAGCAGCATCGTGTCGCAGGCGTGGGTGTGGTTGAACGACCCGCTGAACTGGACGAACTCCGACGGGATCCTCGCGCTGACCTGGCAGCACCTGTGGATCTCGGCGGCGTCGGTGGCGATCGGGTGTGCGATCGCCTGGCCGATCGGGATCTGGTTGGGTCATCACGGCCGGGGCGGCGGCCTGGTCGTCGGCGTGTCGAACCTGACCCGCGCGATCCCGACACTGGCGCTGTTGTCGATCTTCCCGTTGACGATTCTCGGGTTCGGTGCCTGGTCGGCGGTGGCGGCGCTGGCCGTGTTCGCGATCCCGCCGCTGCTGGCGAACGCGGTGCTGGGGCTGCGCGAGGTGGATCCGAGCGCGCGGGACGCCGCGTACGGGATGGGACTGTCCGGCTGGCAGGTGCTGTTCCGGGTCGAACTGCCGCTGTCGGTGCCCTACCTCGCGAGCGGGTTCCGCACCGCCGCGGTTCAGGTGGTGGCGACCGCGACGTTGGCGGCGCTGGTCGGTGGCCCCGGCCTCGGGAAGATCATCAACGAGGGGTTCGGCCTGGGTATCGCGTCCGGTGGCGGTCAGGTGCTGGCCGGCGGCCTGCTCGTGGTGGTGCTCTGCCTGCTGGTGGAGGGCGTCCTGGTGCTGGTCGAGCGGGCCGTCACGCCCCGCCCGCTGCGGCACACCCGTCGCCGCGGCCGTCGCGCGTCGAAGCCGGCCCTCGCTCGCTGA
- a CDS encoding proline dehydrogenase family protein, giving the protein MLRSVILAAARSDRVERLVETAPVSRDVVRRYVAGAALADALNTSRELVGAGLAVSLDYLGEDTTSPEQAATTKQAYLDLLGALSAEGLCPPVEVSIKLSALGQLFDEKLAYRYAREICQAATNAGTTVTVDMEDHTTTDSTLELLMQLRKDFPDTGAVLQAYLRRTEADCRELADAGSRVRLCKGAYDEPESVAFQAKLDVDRSYVRCLNILMAGEGRPMVATHDPRMVAIAEDRAKWFDRAPESFEFQMLYGIRPDEQRRLLADGYTMRVYLPYGVQWYGYLMRRLAERPANLAFFLRSLGSRG; this is encoded by the coding sequence ATGCTCCGATCGGTGATCCTCGCCGCCGCCCGCAGTGACCGGGTCGAGCGGCTTGTCGAGACCGCCCCGGTCAGCCGGGACGTGGTCCGTCGTTACGTCGCGGGCGCCGCGCTCGCCGACGCCCTCAACACCTCGCGCGAGCTGGTCGGTGCCGGCCTCGCGGTCAGCCTCGACTACCTGGGCGAGGACACCACCAGCCCGGAGCAGGCGGCGACCACGAAGCAGGCCTACCTCGACCTGCTCGGCGCGCTGTCCGCCGAGGGGCTGTGCCCGCCGGTGGAGGTCAGCATCAAGCTGTCCGCGCTCGGGCAGCTGTTCGACGAGAAGCTGGCCTACCGGTACGCCCGGGAGATCTGCCAGGCGGCGACGAACGCCGGCACCACGGTGACGGTGGACATGGAGGACCACACCACCACCGACTCCACCCTCGAACTGCTGATGCAGTTGCGCAAGGACTTCCCGGACACCGGTGCGGTGCTGCAGGCGTACCTGCGGCGCACCGAGGCGGACTGCCGCGAGCTGGCCGACGCCGGCTCCCGGGTCCGGCTGTGCAAGGGGGCGTACGACGAGCCCGAGTCGGTGGCGTTCCAGGCCAAGCTGGACGTCGACCGGTCGTACGTGCGCTGCCTGAACATCCTGATGGCCGGCGAGGGCCGGCCGATGGTGGCGACCCACGACCCGCGCATGGTGGCGATCGCGGAGGACCGGGCGAAGTGGTTCGACCGCGCGCCGGAGTCGTTCGAGTTCCAGATGCTCTACGGCATCCGTCCGGACGAGCAGCGCCGGCTGCTCGCCGACGGGTACACGATGCGTGTCTACCTGCCCTACGGCGTGCAGTGGTACGGGTATTTGATGCGGCGTCTTGCCGAGCGCCCGGCCAACCTGGCGTTCTTCCTGCGTTCGCTCGGCAGCCGCGGCTGA
- a CDS encoding FAD-dependent monooxygenase — MTQRTALVSGAGIAGLTLAYWLRRHGWATTVVERSAAPRTGGYKIDIRGAALGVVDRMGLLPQIRTMTTDVRAGAIVDGRGRRVASMGGDTFGGRQGPDTEIRRGDLLRLLTDTAGVDCRYSDAIAALDQDDDGVAVRFASGRTGRYDVVVGADGLHSATRRLAFGPEDRYVRPMGYHVCVYRVPDTLGLDREEVTYVAPGRTALVYRTAHDAGATAMFLFEGAPAGRMTAEAQRRLLAETYATDGWRVPALLSAAADAPDFYFDTMAQVHADRWSTGRVALVGDAGYAASSASGQGTSLALVGGYVLARELAAATDHRTAFDRYERRMRPFVEVNQKLGPANVRRMVLRTERQVRMSMRMLGLIGRLPGHDRLFAAALAPIHRAATAITLDDAPAAPATVS, encoded by the coding sequence ATGACCCAGCGCACCGCGCTCGTCTCCGGCGCCGGCATCGCCGGCCTGACCCTCGCGTACTGGCTGCGCCGGCACGGCTGGGCAACCACCGTGGTCGAGCGGTCCGCCGCGCCGCGCACCGGCGGGTACAAGATCGACATTCGCGGTGCCGCGCTCGGCGTGGTCGACCGGATGGGGCTGCTCCCGCAGATCCGGACGATGACCACCGACGTGCGGGCCGGTGCGATCGTGGACGGCCGCGGTCGCCGGGTGGCGAGCATGGGCGGCGACACGTTCGGCGGCCGGCAGGGCCCCGACACCGAGATCCGGCGCGGCGACCTGCTCCGGCTGCTGACCGACACCGCCGGCGTCGACTGCCGGTACTCCGACGCCATCGCCGCGCTCGACCAGGACGACGACGGCGTCGCGGTGCGGTTCGCCAGCGGCCGCACCGGCCGGTACGACGTGGTCGTCGGCGCGGACGGCCTGCACTCGGCGACCCGCCGGCTCGCGTTCGGCCCCGAGGACCGGTACGTGCGGCCGATGGGCTACCACGTCTGCGTCTACCGGGTGCCGGACACGCTCGGACTCGACCGCGAGGAGGTGACCTACGTCGCGCCGGGGCGCACCGCGCTCGTCTACCGCACCGCGCACGACGCCGGCGCCACCGCGATGTTCCTGTTCGAGGGCGCACCGGCCGGCCGGATGACGGCCGAGGCGCAGCGCCGGTTGCTCGCCGAGACGTACGCGACCGACGGGTGGCGGGTGCCGGCGCTGCTGTCCGCCGCGGCCGACGCGCCGGACTTCTACTTCGACACGATGGCGCAGGTGCATGCCGACCGCTGGTCGACCGGACGGGTCGCGCTGGTCGGCGACGCCGGCTACGCCGCATCATCCGCGTCCGGCCAGGGCACCAGCCTCGCACTCGTCGGCGGGTACGTGCTGGCCCGGGAGCTGGCCGCGGCCACCGACCACCGCACCGCCTTCGACCGGTACGAGCGGCGGATGCGGCCGTTCGTCGAGGTCAACCAGAAGCTCGGCCCGGCGAACGTGCGCCGGATGGTGCTGCGCACCGAGCGGCAGGTGCGGATGTCGATGCGGATGCTCGGACTGATCGGCCGGCTGCCCGGCCACGACCGGCTCTTCGCCGCCGCGCTGGCGCCGATCCACCGCGCCGCGACCGCGATCACCCTGGACGACGCGCCGGCCGCCCCGGCGACCGTGTCCTGA
- a CDS encoding DUF397 domain-containing protein, which produces MHYEGTAYPTELAFAAWRKSARSGGGNNCVEVAFVPSGVGVRDSKNRLGTAFVFGTAAWGEFLDGIRGGRFDLN; this is translated from the coding sequence ATGCACTACGAAGGCACCGCCTACCCCACCGAGCTGGCCTTCGCGGCGTGGCGTAAGAGCGCCCGCAGCGGGGGCGGGAACAACTGCGTCGAAGTCGCGTTCGTCCCGTCGGGTGTTGGGGTGCGCGATTCCAAGAATCGACTGGGTACGGCATTCGTATTTGGCACCGCGGCCTGGGGCGAGTTCCTCGACGGCATTCGCGGTGGCCGTTTCGATCTGAACTGA
- a CDS encoding NAD-dependent epimerase/dehydratase family protein produces the protein MHAVAPRVVLVTGVSRYFAAQVAARLAADPRVDRVVGVDETEPTGVAASLLPAVDYRRADISSPGIARLVTDAGVDTVLHLAVVAGPTGAGGRDAMKELNVIGTLQLLSACQHAPTVRRLVVRSSTAAYGASPRDPAIFTERTALRAMPRGGYAKDVVEIEGYVRGFRRRRPDTAVTVLRFAPFVGSRADTMLTRYFSLPVVPTVLGHDPRIQFVHADDAVEVACRAAREDHSGDFNVAGPGVLLLSQAIRRAGRVPWPMPDPAMTAVAQLARRSGLVDFSLDQLDFLVHGRVVDVRRLIDDFGYRPRSTPEAFDDFIAGHGMGAPVDAGGLDAAERLLRTGGRAVLSGLRSVLSAKGDRP, from the coding sequence ATGCACGCAGTCGCACCACGGGTCGTGCTCGTCACGGGTGTCAGCAGGTACTTCGCGGCGCAGGTCGCTGCCCGGCTCGCTGCCGACCCCCGGGTCGACCGGGTCGTCGGCGTGGATGAGACCGAACCGACCGGGGTGGCCGCGAGCCTGCTGCCCGCGGTCGACTACCGCCGAGCCGACATCAGCAGTCCGGGCATCGCCCGGCTGGTGACCGACGCCGGCGTCGACACGGTGCTTCATCTCGCGGTGGTCGCCGGACCGACCGGCGCCGGCGGCCGAGACGCGATGAAAGAGCTGAACGTCATCGGTACGTTGCAGCTGCTCTCGGCCTGCCAGCACGCGCCGACGGTCCGCCGGCTGGTGGTCCGCTCGTCCACCGCCGCGTACGGCGCGTCGCCGCGCGATCCGGCGATCTTCACCGAGCGGACCGCGTTGCGCGCGATGCCGCGCGGCGGGTACGCCAAGGACGTCGTGGAGATCGAGGGGTACGTGCGCGGTTTCCGGCGCCGTCGCCCCGACACGGCGGTGACCGTCTTGCGGTTCGCACCGTTCGTCGGTTCCCGCGCCGACACCATGCTCACCCGGTACTTCTCGCTGCCGGTGGTGCCGACCGTGCTCGGCCACGACCCGCGCATCCAGTTCGTGCACGCCGACGACGCGGTCGAGGTGGCCTGCCGGGCGGCGCGCGAGGACCATTCGGGCGACTTCAACGTGGCCGGGCCGGGCGTGCTGCTGCTGTCCCAGGCCATCCGGCGGGCCGGCCGGGTGCCGTGGCCGATGCCGGACCCGGCGATGACCGCGGTGGCGCAGTTGGCCCGCCGCTCCGGGCTGGTCGACTTCTCGCTCGACCAGCTCGACTTCCTGGTGCACGGCCGGGTGGTGGACGTGCGCCGGCTGATCGACGACTTCGGCTACCGGCCGCGCAGCACGCCGGAGGCGTTCGACGATTTCATCGCCGGGCACGGGATGGGCGCGCCGGTCGACGCCGGCGGCCTGGACGCCGCCGAGCGGCTGCTTCGCACCGGCGGCCGGGCCGTACTGTCCGGCCTGCGCTCGGTGTTGTCGGCGAAGGGAGACCGACCGTGA
- a CDS encoding HAD-IB family hydrolase, whose protein sequence is MDVFARLRRRRQRLSARARVAGVASAAHAADLGPADPGAVATLAPVHRHPAVPDPTAAAFFDVDNTLLRGASIFWFARGLAAHDYFTTRDMVGFAWKQLKFRATSSEDPDDIASARDSALAFVAGRRVDEIVTHGEQIYDELLAARIWSGTRAFAQLHLDAGQRVYLVTAAPVELARLLARRLGLSGALGTVAETRNGVYTGRLVGDILHGRAKAEAIRALAEREGLDLERCVAYSDSINDLPMLTAAGSAVAINPDPPLRRLARIRGWEVHDFRTGRRAARYALPMAAALAVSVGYAYHRRRR, encoded by the coding sequence GTGGACGTGTTTGCCCGGCTACGTCGTCGGCGGCAACGGCTGTCGGCGCGGGCGAGGGTCGCCGGGGTGGCCAGCGCGGCGCACGCGGCGGACCTCGGCCCGGCCGATCCGGGCGCGGTCGCGACGCTGGCCCCGGTGCACCGGCACCCCGCGGTGCCGGATCCGACCGCCGCGGCGTTCTTCGACGTGGACAACACGCTGCTGCGCGGCGCGTCGATCTTCTGGTTCGCCCGCGGGTTGGCCGCGCACGACTACTTCACCACCCGGGACATGGTCGGCTTCGCCTGGAAGCAGCTCAAGTTCCGGGCCACCAGCAGCGAGGACCCCGACGACATCGCGAGCGCGCGGGACAGTGCGCTGGCCTTCGTCGCCGGCCGCCGGGTCGACGAGATCGTGACCCACGGCGAGCAGATCTACGACGAACTGCTCGCGGCCCGGATCTGGTCCGGCACCCGGGCGTTCGCCCAGCTGCACCTGGACGCCGGGCAGCGGGTCTACCTGGTCACCGCGGCGCCGGTCGAGCTGGCCCGGCTGCTCGCCCGCCGGCTCGGACTGTCCGGCGCGCTCGGCACGGTCGCCGAGACCCGCAACGGGGTGTACACCGGCCGGCTGGTCGGCGACATCCTGCACGGCCGCGCGAAGGCGGAGGCGATCCGGGCGCTCGCCGAACGCGAGGGCCTCGACCTCGAACGCTGCGTGGCGTACAGCGACTCGATCAACGACCTGCCGATGCTGACGGCGGCGGGCAGCGCGGTGGCGATCAACCCGGACCCGCCGCTGCGGCGGCTGGCCCGGATCCGCGGCTGGGAGGTGCACGACTTCCGGACCGGTCGCCGCGCCGCCCGGTACGCGCTGCCGATGGCGGCGGCGCTCGCGGTCAGCGTCGGCTACGCGTACCACCGGCGCCGGCGCTGA
- a CDS encoding lysophospholipid acyltransferase family protein, protein MWERRIADGLAFLRRRVSGDYPVDDFGFDPELTEQLLARVLRPLYRSWFRVEVSGLEHVPGDGAALLVGNHSGTIAMDSMMLQLALLDDHPAHRHLRLLGADFIFRTPLLAEFARKSGATLACNPDAERLLSDGEIVGVFPEGFKGIGKRFTDRYKLQRFGRGGFVAAALRTKTPIVPVSIVGAEEIYPLVGDIKPLARLLGIPYFPVTPFFPWLGPLGAVPLPSKWLIECGEPIDTSALDADPDDPAAVFGLADEVRETIQQTLHRLLLRRGSTF, encoded by the coding sequence GTGTGGGAGCGACGGATCGCGGACGGGTTGGCGTTCCTGCGCCGCCGGGTCAGCGGCGACTACCCGGTGGATGACTTCGGCTTCGACCCGGAACTGACCGAGCAGTTGCTCGCCCGGGTGCTCCGGCCGCTGTACCGGTCGTGGTTCCGGGTGGAGGTGTCCGGCCTGGAACACGTGCCGGGCGACGGTGCGGCGCTGCTGGTCGGCAACCACTCCGGGACGATCGCGATGGACAGCATGATGCTGCAGCTGGCGCTGCTGGACGACCATCCGGCACACCGGCACCTGCGGCTGCTCGGTGCCGACTTCATCTTCCGCACGCCGCTGCTTGCCGAGTTCGCCCGCAAGTCCGGTGCGACGCTGGCATGCAACCCGGACGCGGAGCGGTTGCTGTCCGACGGCGAGATCGTCGGGGTGTTCCCGGAGGGCTTCAAGGGCATCGGCAAGCGGTTCACCGACCGGTACAAGCTGCAGCGGTTCGGCCGCGGCGGGTTCGTGGCCGCCGCGCTGCGGACGAAGACGCCGATCGTGCCGGTGTCGATCGTCGGCGCCGAGGAGATCTACCCGCTGGTGGGCGACATCAAGCCGCTGGCCCGGCTGCTGGGCATCCCGTACTTCCCGGTCACGCCGTTCTTCCCGTGGCTGGGCCCGCTGGGCGCGGTGCCGTTGCCGAGCAAGTGGCTGATCGAGTGCGGTGAGCCGATCGACACCTCGGCGCTCGACGCCGATCCGGACGACCCGGCGGCCGTGTTCGGCCTCGCCGACGAGGTGCGCGAGACGATCCAGCAGACCCTGCACCGGCTGCTGCTCCGCCGCGGCAGCACCTTCTGA
- a CDS encoding glycine betaine ABC transporter substrate-binding protein, with the protein MATRLSRSRLAAGGARRRGVTPARVAVGILAGLSVAALVAGCGQAGSSGTKKDSNVKGAGCAPVAGSQLVVLKDDKHLQNSDNIVPAVNAKVASPALLADLNKVSAALDTPKLIQLNKQADVDRVPPQKVAANFAKSANLTSGVQKGSGSVTIGAANFSENKTLAYLYKTVLDAGGFKTSVRTIGNRELYEPALEKGEIQVVPEYAATLTEFLNQKANGKNAKAVASPDIDTTMKALTSLGAKDGLKFGEPSAAADENAFGVTKEFAAKYKVSTLSEFAAKCNGKATILGGPPECPDRAFCQQGLESKYGMKFGKFVQLDAGGSQSKNGLKTGKVSISLLLSSDAALAGS; encoded by the coding sequence ATGGCAACGCGGCTTTCGCGGTCGCGACTCGCTGCGGGGGGAGCACGCCGACGCGGCGTGACCCCGGCGCGGGTGGCGGTCGGGATTCTTGCCGGACTCTCGGTGGCGGCTCTGGTCGCCGGGTGCGGCCAGGCCGGTTCGTCCGGCACCAAGAAGGACTCCAACGTCAAGGGTGCGGGTTGCGCGCCGGTGGCGGGCAGTCAACTCGTCGTCCTGAAGGACGACAAGCATCTGCAGAACTCCGACAACATCGTTCCGGCGGTGAACGCGAAGGTCGCGTCGCCGGCGCTGCTGGCGGACCTGAACAAGGTCTCGGCAGCGCTGGACACGCCGAAACTGATCCAGTTGAACAAGCAGGCCGACGTCGATCGGGTGCCGCCGCAGAAGGTGGCGGCCAACTTCGCCAAGAGCGCCAACCTCACCAGCGGGGTACAGAAGGGCTCCGGTTCGGTGACCATCGGCGCGGCGAACTTCTCGGAGAACAAGACCCTCGCCTACCTGTACAAGACGGTGCTGGACGCGGGCGGCTTCAAGACCTCGGTGCGCACCATCGGCAACCGTGAGCTGTACGAGCCGGCGCTGGAGAAGGGCGAGATCCAGGTGGTGCCGGAGTACGCGGCGACCCTGACCGAGTTCCTGAACCAGAAGGCGAACGGCAAGAACGCGAAGGCGGTGGCCTCGCCGGACATCGACACCACGATGAAGGCGCTGACCTCGCTCGGCGCCAAGGACGGCCTGAAGTTCGGGGAGCCGTCCGCGGCGGCCGACGAGAACGCGTTCGGTGTGACGAAGGAGTTCGCGGCGAAGTACAAGGTCTCCACGCTGTCCGAGTTCGCCGCCAAGTGCAACGGCAAGGCGACGATCCTCGGCGGCCCGCCGGAGTGCCCGGACCGGGCGTTCTGCCAGCAGGGGCTGGAGAGCAAGTACGGGATGAAGTTCGGCAAGTTCGTCCAGCTCGATGCGGGCGGTTCGCAGTCGAAGAACGGGCTGAAGACCGGCAAGGTCTCGATCAGCCTGCTGCTCAGTTCGGATGCGGCCCTCGCCGGCAGCTGA
- a CDS encoding NADH-quinone oxidoreductase subunit D, with the protein METSRELVVGLGSGAEQLTDPDLATADMVLNIGPQHPSTHGVLRLRLTLDGERVKSAEPIIGYMHRGAEKLFEVRDYRQIVMLANRHDWLSAFSNELGVVLAVERLMGLAVPDRAVWLRTLLAELNRVLNHLMFLGSYPLEIGAITPMFYAFRERETLQAVLEEVAGGRMHFMFNRVGGLKEEVPAGWTRRCRDAIAAVRRRLPDLDDIIMRNEIFLARTVGVGVLTAESAAAYGVSGPVARASGLDLDLRRDEPYLAYDRLDVPVVTRTAGDCHARFECLLEQVHVSLDLADACLSEVDATSGPVNVRLPKVVKAPEGHTYAWTENPLGINGYYLVSRGEKTPWRLKLRTASYANIQALCTLLPGCLVPDLIAILGSMFFVVGDIDK; encoded by the coding sequence ATGGAAACGTCCCGGGAGCTGGTCGTCGGCCTGGGATCGGGCGCCGAGCAGCTGACCGATCCGGACCTCGCCACCGCCGACATGGTGCTCAACATCGGACCGCAGCACCCGTCCACGCACGGCGTGCTGCGGCTGCGGCTGACCCTCGACGGCGAGCGGGTGAAGTCCGCCGAGCCGATCATCGGATACATGCACCGCGGCGCCGAGAAGCTGTTCGAGGTGCGCGACTACCGGCAGATCGTCATGCTGGCGAACCGGCACGACTGGCTGAGCGCGTTCAGCAACGAGCTGGGCGTGGTACTCGCCGTCGAGCGGCTGATGGGCCTCGCGGTACCGGACCGGGCGGTGTGGCTGCGCACCCTGCTCGCCGAGCTGAACCGGGTGCTCAACCACCTGATGTTCCTCGGCTCGTACCCGTTGGAGATCGGCGCGATCACGCCGATGTTCTACGCGTTCCGGGAACGCGAGACGCTGCAGGCGGTGCTGGAGGAGGTCGCCGGCGGCCGGATGCACTTCATGTTCAACCGGGTCGGCGGGCTCAAGGAGGAGGTGCCGGCGGGGTGGACGCGGCGCTGCCGGGACGCGATCGCGGCGGTCCGGCGCCGGCTGCCCGACCTCGACGACATCATCATGCGCAACGAGATCTTCCTCGCCCGTACCGTCGGGGTCGGCGTGCTGACCGCCGAGTCGGCCGCCGCGTACGGGGTGTCCGGGCCGGTGGCCCGCGCCTCCGGGCTCGACCTCGACCTGCGGCGCGACGAGCCGTACCTCGCGTACGACCGGCTCGACGTCCCGGTGGTGACCCGGACCGCCGGGGACTGCCACGCCCGGTTCGAGTGCCTGCTGGAGCAGGTGCACGTGTCGCTCGACCTCGCCGACGCCTGCCTGTCCGAAGTGGACGCGACCAGCGGACCGGTGAACGTGCGGCTACCGAAGGTGGTCAAGGCGCCGGAGGGGCACACGTACGCGTGGACCGAGAACCCGCTCGGCATCAACGGCTACTACCTGGTGTCGCGCGGGGAGAAGACGCCGTGGCGGCTCAAGCTGCGCACCGCGTCGTACGCCAACATCCAGGCACTGTGCACGTTGCTGCCGGGCTGCCTGGTACCGGACCTGATCGCGATCCTCGGCTCGATGTTCTTCGTCGTCGGCGACATCGACAAGTAA